The genomic window CTTCTTTTGGAACTTTTCCAAGTTCAGCCCATGCCTCACAAGCGGCCACTTCAACTTTTAACCAGTTCCTTAGTTTGTTCTGTTCATCCCAAATAGAACCCATTTCCGGAAGCGTATATCTTGGTATCATTTACGACCTCCAAAAAGACAAAATTTGCATTCTTTAAGATATCACAATGCAGTGGATCATCTCAAACTAAATTGTCTTTTCCACTTTTGAATTCAATATTTCCATCCTACAGATAGGAAGTAAAAATTTATACCATCATTTGGGTAAAAAATTCCGTTGTTGGAATAGTGTTGCATTCCAAGGTTAAACGTAAGTTTTTTAATTTTAAAAAAAACTTTCGCAAAATGGTTAAAAGAAAAATATCCTCCAAACTTTTCTTTTCCTATAAACTTTGAGGAAAATAGCGAAACTCCCGAGGAGTAGCATAGTTGAAGCATCTTAGACAGTTTAACGCAGAACATAGGATTAAAGTCAACTACGTTGTTGGTATCTCTATCCGAATAGTTTAAGAGGTTATCCC from Desulfurobacteriaceae bacterium includes these protein-coding regions:
- a CDS encoding acyloxyacyl hydrolase — encoded protein: DNLLNYSDRDTNNVVDFNPMFCVKLSKMLQLCYSSGVSLFSSKFIGKEKFGGYFSFNHFAKVFFKIKKLTFNLGMQHYSNNGIFYPNDGINFYFLSVGWKY